One window of Pseudomonas sp. ML2-2023-3 genomic DNA carries:
- a CDS encoding AAA domain-containing protein yields MDTVRARLAGLIEFVKQTALMQKRPALTVNQHNAFSASEEKLRALPGVSLDVLEGDEDEVWLRLERLHETRPPAPLSPLLALWIELKGTPQTEPALKLRVTREALINSGLLSEPQLTRLTAVGIELSEDAPVDEWVNLEDCLDAGEIRAQFKSYSQTAWRLWAAEEKLRRKSIELYAELFLLVQQMQGNLGDAQLELVWGLGVSTWEHPVVGVIHYPLISQLVEIAINPDSMAIEVRPRAAEPRLEVDAYVAADIPGVGALATLAKDFFKKEQAAISPFNPSSHEPVIRSASSLLDAQGQFLPVTVAQGDRSVPKAAEHLCVTDTWILFARTRDSNMFIEDLGRFEGEIEAIGELPPALQAILTEPSSVLEDVVLPPFRGLSYVSGSQGGDAPGTKVHELYFPKPYNDEQVQIIQLLEMHDGVVVQGPPGTGKTHTIANVISHYLANGKRVLVTSMKDPALAVLQEKLPEDIRPLAISLLSSEADGMKQFEFAIQKISAEVQRIDRSLYKREIGQIDDEINTLHGQMTSVDREITHWAERNLSDLEIDDERLSPTHAALQVAAAQDEINGFADQIGVGDEHRPRFSLQDIIALREARLELKDSLAYLGHKIPQLADFPDAQTLIQVHQDLARESQLQHKESTGEVPRLLDASTQTLEQAQALVEHLEQLQALRVQLKSAEHPWVPAMQAYLSRNPNADVLGLFDSLKGEIEAALTGRKAFVARPVSLSFELQAQPEVVAAIDNLAQGRRPFGLSGLIGKGSQKQLLDAILVLGSKPQNDQDWAHVQAFVRFQQLGRTLLLRWNALAGEMPLPTLETDAEQLLAAARAIEQYGDIVRAEKGEIRAQTELRHLLVDWADVSQLRSDEAVLGKGEGFLRHHLMRHRLAATWAIKHSFNTALAGCGGAVSERLQGFLDTSLGQPQVTIAELQVQWSELMDELRRVLALTGALGTVQQVTDLIAHSGGLIWAARLRDEPSLEPVDDLLPDNCLEVWRLSRLARYLDSIDGREDLKRLFTLRGELELNLSRLYQDAVVKRTWLRLSENATPSVRAALELYRTAIRKIGKGTGVRAGRYRQDARLAADVAISAIPCWIMPHYRICESLPAQYGAFDLVIIDEASQSDLTALPALLRAKKVLVVGDDKQVSPDGIGMEEERVQNMMARFLGNQVGLYRPLMSPERSLYDLFKVVFAKSGTMLREHFRCVAPIIEYSKREFYNHELKPLRLPMMTERLDPPLVDLRVMDGEKKGKFNLGEANVIVEEIRRLIAMPQIAGRSIGVVSLLGAEQAQKVMQMLTKELGEEVITQFQISCGDARTFQGKERDIMFLSMVASPGDCFANSRDSIAQRFNVAASRARDRMYLVRSVELTDLSAVDGLRRGLIEHFETPFTQDAAQVSDLRELCESGFERDMYDELTQRGYRVIPQVGVGAYRIDMVVEGDNDSRLAIECDGDRFHGPDRWDSDMRRQRILERAGWRFWRCFASAFTLNRQLIIEDLLATLKAMNIEPASGEGAAPSIHVERRQVYGFRRAGASAQEEGSRPYDNRPAKDPFLFWIPDDPFVVSESQADESSPQTA; encoded by the coding sequence ATGGATACAGTACGCGCACGTCTCGCCGGTCTGATTGAATTTGTAAAACAGACGGCACTCATGCAAAAGCGGCCAGCGTTGACCGTCAACCAACACAACGCATTCAGTGCCAGCGAAGAAAAGCTGCGGGCATTGCCGGGTGTCAGCCTGGATGTGCTGGAGGGTGACGAAGACGAAGTCTGGTTGCGGCTTGAGCGTTTGCACGAGACCCGCCCGCCCGCGCCCTTGAGCCCGTTGCTGGCGCTGTGGATCGAACTCAAGGGCACGCCGCAAACCGAACCTGCGCTAAAACTTCGGGTGACACGTGAGGCGCTGATCAACAGTGGCCTGTTGTCCGAGCCGCAGCTTACGCGGTTGACCGCGGTCGGCATTGAGCTCAGCGAAGACGCCCCGGTGGATGAGTGGGTGAATCTTGAGGATTGCCTGGACGCTGGCGAGATCAGGGCGCAGTTCAAGTCCTACAGCCAAACTGCCTGGCGACTGTGGGCCGCAGAGGAAAAACTGCGGCGTAAAAGCATCGAACTCTATGCCGAACTGTTTCTGCTGGTGCAGCAGATGCAGGGCAATCTGGGGGATGCGCAACTGGAACTGGTCTGGGGATTGGGCGTTTCGACGTGGGAACATCCCGTGGTTGGCGTCATCCACTACCCGTTGATCAGCCAGTTGGTCGAGATAGCCATCAACCCGGACTCAATGGCCATCGAAGTCCGGCCACGCGCCGCTGAGCCCCGGCTGGAAGTCGACGCCTACGTGGCCGCCGATATTCCGGGGGTAGGGGCATTGGCGACCCTGGCCAAGGATTTCTTCAAGAAAGAGCAGGCCGCAATCAGCCCGTTCAATCCTTCCAGTCATGAACCGGTGATTCGCTCTGCCTCTTCACTGCTCGATGCCCAAGGGCAGTTTTTGCCGGTGACGGTTGCCCAGGGCGATCGCTCGGTGCCCAAGGCCGCCGAGCATTTATGTGTGACAGACACCTGGATCCTGTTTGCCCGCACCCGCGACAGCAATATGTTTATTGAAGACCTGGGCCGTTTTGAAGGTGAGATCGAGGCAATCGGTGAACTGCCACCGGCGTTGCAGGCGATCTTGACCGAACCTTCCAGCGTGCTTGAGGACGTAGTCCTGCCCCCGTTCCGGGGTTTGTCCTACGTCAGTGGCTCCCAAGGTGGCGATGCGCCTGGGACCAAGGTTCATGAGCTGTACTTTCCCAAGCCTTACAACGACGAACAGGTGCAAATCATTCAGTTGCTGGAGATGCACGACGGGGTTGTGGTGCAGGGCCCGCCAGGCACCGGCAAGACTCACACCATTGCCAACGTCATCAGCCATTACCTGGCCAATGGCAAGCGGGTGCTGGTGACGTCGATGAAAGACCCGGCACTGGCCGTGCTACAGGAAAAACTCCCCGAAGACATTCGCCCGCTGGCAATCAGCCTGCTGAGCAGCGAAGCGGATGGCATGAAGCAGTTCGAGTTCGCCATTCAGAAAATCTCAGCTGAGGTCCAGCGGATTGATCGGTCGCTGTACAAGCGCGAAATCGGCCAGATTGACGACGAAATCAATACCCTCCACGGTCAGATGACCAGTGTCGACCGTGAGATTACCCACTGGGCCGAACGCAACCTGTCAGACCTGGAAATCGACGACGAACGTCTGAGTCCGACCCATGCCGCGTTGCAGGTCGCTGCGGCGCAAGACGAGATCAACGGTTTTGCCGATCAGATCGGGGTGGGGGACGAACATCGCCCGCGTTTCAGCCTGCAAGACATCATCGCCTTGCGTGAAGCGCGGCTTGAACTCAAGGATTCGCTGGCTTATCTGGGCCACAAAATCCCGCAACTGGCCGACTTCCCGGATGCGCAAACGCTGATTCAGGTCCATCAGGATCTGGCCCGGGAAAGTCAGTTGCAGCACAAGGAAAGCACGGGCGAGGTGCCGCGTTTGCTGGACGCCAGCACGCAGACCCTGGAGCAGGCACAGGCTCTGGTGGAGCACCTGGAGCAGTTGCAGGCACTGCGAGTGCAGCTCAAAAGCGCAGAGCACCCGTGGGTGCCGGCCATGCAGGCCTACTTGTCGCGCAACCCCAATGCCGATGTGCTGGGGCTTTTTGACAGCCTCAAGGGCGAGATCGAAGCGGCGCTGACAGGTCGCAAGGCATTTGTAGCCCGGCCGGTGAGCTTGTCATTCGAGCTCCAGGCGCAGCCCGAAGTGGTGGCCGCCATCGATAACCTGGCCCAGGGACGACGCCCGTTCGGGTTGTCCGGCCTGATCGGCAAGGGCAGCCAGAAACAGTTGCTGGACGCCATTCTGGTGCTGGGCAGCAAGCCGCAGAACGATCAGGACTGGGCGCACGTGCAGGCATTTGTGCGCTTCCAGCAACTGGGACGAACGTTGCTGTTGCGCTGGAATGCACTGGCTGGCGAGATGCCGCTGCCGACCCTTGAAACCGATGCCGAGCAACTGCTGGCGGCGGCCCGGGCGATCGAACAGTACGGCGATATTGTCCGCGCCGAGAAGGGCGAAATCCGTGCGCAAACCGAGCTCAGGCACCTGCTCGTGGACTGGGCCGACGTCAGTCAGTTACGCAGTGACGAGGCGGTACTGGGCAAGGGCGAAGGCTTTTTGCGCCATCACCTGATGCGTCACCGACTGGCGGCTACCTGGGCCATCAAGCACTCCTTCAACACGGCCCTGGCCGGTTGTGGCGGTGCAGTGAGCGAGCGCCTGCAAGGGTTTCTGGACACCAGTCTGGGCCAGCCGCAGGTGACGATCGCCGAACTTCAGGTGCAGTGGTCCGAACTGATGGACGAGCTGCGCCGGGTGTTGGCTTTGACGGGTGCGCTCGGCACGGTGCAACAGGTGACGGACCTCATCGCACACAGCGGCGGCCTGATCTGGGCCGCCCGTTTGCGCGACGAACCGAGCCTGGAGCCGGTGGATGACCTGCTCCCGGACAACTGCCTGGAGGTGTGGCGCCTGAGCCGTCTGGCGCGTTACCTCGACAGTATCGACGGGCGCGAAGACCTCAAGCGCCTGTTCACATTACGCGGTGAATTGGAGCTGAACCTGTCGCGCCTGTATCAGGATGCGGTGGTCAAACGCACCTGGCTGCGGTTGTCGGAGAACGCCACGCCGAGTGTCAGGGCCGCCCTGGAGTTGTACCGCACCGCGATCCGCAAAATCGGCAAGGGGACGGGCGTTCGTGCCGGGCGTTACCGGCAGGACGCACGATTGGCCGCCGATGTGGCGATCTCGGCGATCCCGTGCTGGATCATGCCCCATTACCGCATTTGCGAAAGCTTGCCGGCCCAGTACGGTGCCTTTGATCTGGTGATCATCGATGAGGCGTCCCAGTCTGACCTGACGGCACTGCCAGCGTTGTTGCGGGCGAAAAAAGTGCTGGTGGTGGGCGATGACAAACAGGTCTCGCCGGACGGTATCGGCATGGAAGAAGAGCGTGTGCAGAATATGATGGCGCGCTTCTTGGGCAATCAGGTCGGGCTCTACCGGCCATTGATGTCCCCCGAGCGTTCGCTGTACGACCTGTTCAAAGTGGTGTTTGCCAAGAGCGGCACCATGCTGCGCGAGCATTTCCGCTGCGTGGCGCCGATCATCGAATACTCCAAGCGCGAGTTCTACAACCACGAACTCAAACCACTGCGCCTGCCAATGATGACCGAGCGCCTGGACCCGCCGCTGGTGGATTTGCGGGTGATGGACGGGGAGAAAAAGGGCAAGTTCAACCTCGGCGAAGCCAATGTGATTGTCGAGGAAATCCGCCGCCTGATTGCCATGCCGCAGATCGCGGGGCGCAGCATTGGCGTGGTCTCGTTGCTGGGGGCCGAGCAGGCGCAAAAAGTTATGCAGATGCTGACCAAGGAGCTGGGTGAAGAAGTGATCACCCAGTTCCAGATCAGTTGTGGCGATGCGCGCACTTTCCAGGGCAAGGAGCGGGACATCATGTTCCTGTCGATGGTGGCCAGCCCCGGCGACTGTTTTGCCAACAGCCGCGACTCGATTGCCCAACGCTTCAATGTGGCCGCGTCGCGGGCGCGGGACCGAATGTATCTGGTGCGCAGCGTCGAGCTCACCGACCTGAGTGCGGTCGATGGTTTGCGCCGAGGCCTGATTGAACACTTTGAGACCCCGTTTACGCAGGATGCCGCGCAGGTCAGCGATCTGCGCGAGTTGTGCGAATCGGGTTTCGAGCGCGATATGTACGATGAACTGACGCAGCGCGGTTATCGGGTTATCCCGCAGGTTGGCGTCGGGGCTTATCGGATCGACATGGTGGTGGAGGGGGACAACGACAGCCGCCTGGCGATCGAGTGTGATGGCGACCGCTTTCACGGGCCGGACCGCTGGGACAGCGACATGCGCCGCCAGCGCATTCTGGAGCGTGCGGGCTGGCGCTTCTGGCGCTGCTTCGCGTCGGCGTTCACGTTGAATCGCCAGCTGATCATTGAAGATTTGCTGGCCACCTTGAAGGCCATGAACATCGAGCCTGCCAGTGGGGAAGGGGCGGCTCCGAGCATTCATGTCGAGCGGCGCCAGGTGTATGGCTTTCGTCGTGCCGGTGCATCAGCGCAGGAGGAGGGGAGTCGGCCTTATGACAACCGGCCGGCCAAGGACCCGTTTTTGTTCTGGATCCCGGACGACCCGTTTGTGGTGAGTGAGAGTCAAGCGGATGAGTCCTCGCCGCAGACGGCCTGA
- a CDS encoding FCD domain-containing protein has translation MDNQIDVPRLPRKRRSLAQELVTVLSEQIRDGMLKRGDKLPTESAIMEAHGVSRTVVREAISRLQAAGQVETRHGIGTFVLDTPSPSGFRIDPATVVTLRDVLAILELRISLEVESAGLAAQRRNEEQLAAMRAALDALNENAARNGDAVASDFQFHLQIALSTGNRYFTDIMTHLGTSIIPRTRLNSARLAHDDQQHYMTRLNREHEEIYQAIARQDSEAARAAMRLHLTNSRERLRHAHEEAEAQRG, from the coding sequence ATGGATAACCAGATCGACGTACCCCGCCTCCCTCGCAAGCGTCGTAGCCTCGCGCAAGAGTTGGTGACGGTGCTGTCCGAGCAGATCCGCGACGGTATGCTCAAGCGTGGCGACAAGTTGCCTACCGAGTCAGCGATCATGGAGGCGCACGGCGTCAGCCGCACGGTGGTGCGCGAAGCGATTTCCCGTTTGCAGGCGGCCGGGCAGGTCGAGACCCGCCACGGTATCGGCACCTTTGTGCTGGATACGCCGAGCCCGAGCGGTTTTCGGATCGACCCGGCGACTGTCGTCACCTTGCGCGATGTGCTGGCGATTCTTGAACTGCGTATCAGCCTTGAAGTGGAGTCTGCCGGGTTGGCTGCCCAGCGTCGCAATGAGGAACAATTGGCAGCCATGCGTGCAGCGCTGGATGCCCTGAATGAAAACGCGGCACGCAATGGCGATGCCGTGGCGTCGGACTTTCAGTTCCACCTGCAGATTGCGCTGTCGACGGGCAACCGCTACTTCACCGACATCATGACTCACCTGGGCACCAGCATCATTCCGCGTACCCGTCTCAATTCGGCGCGTCTGGCCCATGATGACCAGCAGCACTACATGACCCGGCTCAACCGCGAGCACGAAGAAATCTACCAGGCCATTGCCCGTCAGGATTCCGAAGCGGCCCGTGCGGCCATGCGCCTGCACCTGACCAACAGCCGCGAACGCCTGCGTCATGCCCATGAAGAAGCAGAAGCGCAACGCGGGTAG
- a CDS encoding TerD family protein, with amino-acid sequence MALSLSKGGNLSLSKEAPGMTKVLVGLGWDARSTDGQDFDLDASAFLLKADGKVRADSDFIFYNQLKSVDGSVEHTGDNRTGEGDGDDEAIKVDLSKVPADIDRIAFTVTIHEADARRQNFGQVRNAFIRIVNQDNNNEVARYDLAEDASTETAMIFAELYRNGAEWKFRAVGQGFAGGLKPLAESYGLKF; translated from the coding sequence ATGGCACTTTCCCTTTCCAAAGGCGGCAACCTGTCCCTCTCCAAAGAAGCTCCGGGGATGACTAAAGTCCTCGTGGGTCTGGGCTGGGATGCTCGTTCCACCGATGGTCAAGACTTCGACCTGGATGCGAGCGCTTTCTTGCTCAAGGCTGACGGTAAAGTCCGCGCTGACTCCGATTTCATTTTTTACAACCAGCTCAAAAGCGTTGACGGCTCGGTTGAGCACACGGGCGACAACCGTACCGGTGAAGGCGACGGCGATGACGAGGCGATCAAGGTCGACCTGTCCAAAGTGCCTGCTGACATCGACCGTATCGCGTTCACCGTGACCATTCACGAAGCCGATGCCCGCAGGCAGAACTTCGGTCAGGTGCGCAATGCGTTCATCCGCATTGTGAACCAGGACAACAACAACGAAGTGGCGCGTTATGACCTGGCTGAAGACGCCAGCACCGAAACCGCGATGATCTTTGCCGAGCTGTATCGCAATGGCGCCGAGTGGAAATTCCGCGCTGTGGGTCAAGGTTTTGCCGGCGGCCTCAAGCCATTGGCTGAAAGCTACGGTCTGAAATTCTAA
- the kdgD gene encoding 5-dehydro-4-deoxyglucarate dehydratase, translating to MNPQELKSILSSGLLSFPITDFNAQGDFHREGYIKRLEWLAPYGASALFAAGGTGEFFSLAASEYSQVIKTAVDTCATSVPILAGVGGSTRQAIEYAQEAERLGAKGLLLLPHYLTEASQDGVAAHVEAVCKSVKIGVIVYNRNVCRLTAPLLERLAERCPNLIGYKDGLGDIELMVSIRRRLGDRFSYLGGLPTAEVYAAAYKALGVPVYSSAVFNFIPKTAMDFYHAVAREDHATVGKIIDDFFLPYLDIRNRKSGYAVSIVKAGATISGYSAGPVRTPLTDLLPEEYEALAALIDKQGPQ from the coding sequence ATGAATCCACAAGAACTGAAGTCCATCCTCTCTTCCGGTCTGTTGTCCTTCCCGATAACCGACTTCAATGCTCAAGGTGATTTCCACCGCGAGGGCTACATCAAGCGCCTGGAATGGCTGGCCCCGTACGGCGCCTCGGCCCTGTTCGCAGCAGGCGGCACCGGTGAGTTCTTCTCCCTGGCAGCCAGCGAATATTCGCAAGTGATCAAAACTGCCGTTGATACCTGCGCCACCAGCGTGCCGATCCTCGCCGGTGTAGGCGGTTCGACCCGTCAGGCCATCGAGTACGCTCAAGAAGCCGAGCGCCTGGGTGCCAAAGGCTTGCTGCTGCTGCCGCACTACCTGACTGAAGCCAGCCAGGACGGCGTTGCCGCCCACGTTGAGGCGGTGTGCAAGTCGGTAAAAATCGGCGTGATCGTCTACAACCGTAACGTCTGCCGCTTGACCGCGCCGCTGCTGGAGCGTCTGGCCGAGCGTTGCCCGAACCTGATCGGCTACAAGGATGGCCTGGGCGACATCGAGTTGATGGTGTCGATCCGTCGCCGCCTCGGCGATCGCTTCAGCTACCTGGGCGGCCTGCCGACCGCCGAAGTCTACGCTGCCGCCTACAAGGCGCTGGGCGTACCGGTTTACTCCTCGGCGGTGTTCAACTTCATCCCGAAAACCGCGATGGATTTCTACCACGCCGTGGCCCGTGAAGATCACGCCACCGTGGGCAAGATCATCGACGACTTCTTCCTGCCTTACCTGGACATTCGTAACCGCAAATCCGGTTACGCGGTCAGCATCGTCAAGGCTGGCGCCACTATTTCCGGTTACAGTGCTGGCCCGGTGCGTACGCCACTGACCGACTTGTTGCCAGAAGAGTACGAGGCACTGGCTGCCTTGATCGACAAGCAAGGTCCGCAGTAA
- a CDS encoding autotransporter domain-containing protein: protein MPASPQRLALAIALLSSSTVAPLALASDTLLDSPGTSALNLSASDTLTVTPAASLTTAKVAVTLKGSTSGPGVMIDNAGSLISTGGRAIDSSGSASGERNYSIFNRSGATIQGSNDALRIDTPFSSGSVLIDNSGTIRSTDSGQAIDLDAVRSHDVKTTLINREGGLIRGEFSDGMKTGSNATILNYGEISTGDALNDDNKFDGVDIDSATGVTVTNYGTLSGGRHGITTDLGATLINYGDVTGRNGSGFGSDGDGTVINHGTITGAYSGLKPNGDGDGVDIDLIAHIENYGVIQGTGAGGVDKNGFANGSEGIALGGGFIYNALGARVSGANNAVLVDDGSDGSGLAATTLINNGTIQGQDGFGVKFVGEFEDVVFNNGLISGSNGQALDLGGGNDRLTLGSASRFDGLVDGGSGYDRVSLDDPAGGRLGNSRNFEWLDVKSGSWTLTSQNDFSDGGEIFSGARLVNQGAISGSLTVDEGGIYAGGGSVGNLLVNGTLQTSPQLGTATITHDLTLGSGATLAYGVNADGSSAPVQVGGTAHLNGATLAINAGSGTYPWLSQYRVLSAGTLDGTFGNVTSDYAFLTPTLNYTPTSVELTYARNDVAFAEYASSANGHSAAIGLSQLKADNALYNALLNTSTQAAGGAIEQLAGSSNASLSSATLGATSQVGSSMLAAMQSVGAGAGLRVASTAPDTPALAATGLPPGVRNLNDPNAQGRLWLQGLGSYGRLDGTHGNSDLTQRTKGGVLGADWALTPDWRMGVLGGYSKTDVDSSAMEGTVNSWHAGVYGIRQSGALAVRLGAAYSGHNGDSKRSVAFNGFTDQPKGDYHASSQQAFAELGYALGSGRLSAEPFANLGYQRYQRDRYTEKGGAAALSVDKQTQDNFSSTLGVRLAHLSQLENGMSITPRLSAGWKHTYGDVSSSTNQRFVLGGSAFNVEGSALDRNSLVLEAGLDIGVSARQTLGVGYTGDMGSNSRTHGLIGQWQMSF, encoded by the coding sequence ATGCCTGCCTCCCCCCAACGCCTTGCGCTCGCCATCGCGCTATTGAGCTCAAGCACCGTTGCTCCGCTGGCACTTGCCAGTGACACCCTCCTGGACTCACCCGGCACCAGCGCACTCAACCTGAGCGCCAGCGATACGTTGACAGTGACCCCGGCCGCAAGCCTGACCACTGCCAAGGTGGCCGTCACGCTCAAGGGCAGCACCAGCGGCCCGGGCGTGATGATCGACAACGCAGGCAGCCTGATCTCGACGGGCGGGCGAGCCATCGACAGCAGTGGCAGTGCAAGCGGCGAGCGCAACTACAGTATTTTCAACCGCAGCGGCGCGACGATTCAGGGCAGCAACGATGCCCTGCGCATCGACACCCCGTTCAGCAGTGGCAGCGTGCTGATCGACAACAGCGGTACTATTCGCTCCACCGATAGCGGCCAGGCCATCGACCTCGACGCGGTGCGCAGCCATGACGTCAAAACCACCCTGATCAACCGCGAAGGCGGGTTGATTCGCGGCGAGTTCAGCGACGGCATGAAGACCGGCTCCAACGCCACGATTCTCAACTACGGCGAGATTTCCACAGGCGACGCCCTGAACGACGACAACAAGTTCGACGGTGTCGACATCGACTCTGCAACCGGCGTGACGGTGACCAACTACGGCACCCTCTCGGGCGGGCGCCACGGCATCACCACCGACCTGGGCGCAACACTGATCAACTATGGCGACGTCACCGGGCGCAACGGCTCGGGCTTCGGCTCGGACGGGGATGGCACCGTGATCAACCACGGCACCATCACCGGCGCCTATTCCGGGCTCAAGCCCAATGGTGACGGCGATGGCGTGGATATCGACCTGATCGCCCATATTGAGAACTACGGCGTGATTCAGGGCACCGGCGCCGGTGGCGTCGACAAGAACGGGTTTGCCAATGGCAGCGAAGGGATCGCCCTGGGCGGTGGTTTTATCTACAACGCCCTGGGCGCACGGGTCAGCGGCGCCAACAATGCGGTGCTGGTGGATGACGGCAGCGATGGATCAGGACTGGCCGCCACCACGTTGATCAACAACGGCACGATCCAGGGCCAGGACGGTTTTGGCGTGAAGTTCGTGGGCGAGTTCGAGGACGTGGTCTTCAACAATGGCCTGATCAGTGGCAGCAATGGCCAGGCGCTGGACCTTGGCGGTGGCAATGACCGCCTCACGCTGGGCAGTGCCAGCCGCTTCGACGGCCTGGTGGACGGCGGCAGCGGTTACGACCGGGTGTCTCTGGATGACCCGGCCGGTGGCCGCTTGGGCAACAGCCGGAACTTCGAATGGCTGGACGTCAAATCCGGCAGCTGGACACTCACCAGCCAGAACGATTTCAGTGACGGGGGCGAGATTTTCAGCGGCGCCCGCTTGGTCAATCAGGGTGCCATCAGTGGTTCCCTCACCGTGGACGAAGGTGGCATTTACGCCGGGGGTGGCAGTGTCGGCAACCTGCTGGTCAACGGCACGCTGCAAACCAGCCCGCAATTGGGCACCGCGACCATCACCCATGACCTGACCCTGGGCAGCGGCGCGACCCTGGCCTACGGGGTCAATGCCGATGGCAGCAGCGCGCCGGTGCAGGTCGGCGGCACCGCCCACCTCAACGGTGCAACGCTGGCCATCAATGCTGGCAGCGGCACCTACCCGTGGCTCAGCCAGTACCGAGTGCTAAGCGCTGGCACCCTCGACGGCACGTTTGGCAATGTCACCAGTGACTATGCCTTCCTCACCCCGACGCTCAACTACACCCCCACCAGCGTCGAGCTGACCTATGCCCGCAATGACGTGGCCTTTGCCGAGTACGCCAGCAGCGCCAACGGCCACAGCGCCGCCATCGGCTTGAGCCAGCTCAAGGCGGACAACGCGCTGTATAACGCCCTGCTCAACACCAGCACACAAGCGGCGGGGGGGGCCATCGAGCAACTGGCTGGCAGCAGCAACGCCAGCCTGAGCAGCGCCACCCTGGGCGCCACGTCCCAGGTGGGCAGCAGCATGTTGGCGGCCATGCAGTCCGTGGGCGCAGGCGCCGGTTTGCGGGTCGCCAGTACCGCTCCGGACACCCCAGCCCTGGCCGCCACCGGCCTGCCGCCCGGCGTGCGCAACCTCAATGACCCGAATGCCCAGGGCCGACTCTGGCTCCAGGGGCTGGGCAGCTATGGCCGACTGGACGGAACACACGGCAACAGCGACCTGACCCAACGCACCAAAGGCGGCGTGCTGGGCGCCGACTGGGCCCTGACACCGGACTGGCGCATGGGCGTGCTGGGCGGCTACTCAAAAACCGATGTGGATAGCAGCGCTATGGAGGGCACGGTCAACAGCTGGCATGCGGGTGTCTACGGGATACGCCAGAGCGGTGCGCTGGCAGTGCGTCTGGGCGCGGCCTACAGCGGCCATAACGGGGACAGCAAACGCAGCGTGGCGTTTAACGGTTTTACCGACCAGCCCAAGGGCGATTACCACGCCAGCAGCCAGCAGGCTTTTGCCGAGCTGGGCTACGCCCTGGGCAGCGGTCGCTTGAGTGCCGAGCCGTTTGCCAACCTGGGTTATCAACGCTACCAGCGTGACCGCTACACCGAAAAAGGCGGTGCGGCCGCGTTGAGCGTCGACAAGCAGACCCAGGACAACTTCAGCAGCACCCTGGGCGTGCGCCTGGCCCATTTGAGCCAACTGGAAAACGGCATGAGCATCACGCCCCGCCTGAGCGCAGGCTGGAAACACACGTATGGTGATGTCAGCAGTTCAACGAATCAGCGCTTTGTGCTCGGCGGTTCTGCGTTCAATGTCGAAGGCAGCGCGCTGGATCGCAACAGCCTGGTGCTGGAAGCCGGGCTGGATATTGGCGTATCGGCCCGCCAGACACTGGGCGTGGGCTACACCGGCGACATGGGCAGCAACAGCCGCACCCACGGGCTGATCGGGCAATGGCAAATGAGTTTTTGA
- a CDS encoding TerD family protein, giving the protein MAVSLSKGGNVSLTKEAPGLTEVIVGLGWDPRVTDGQEFDLDASVFIVGESGKVLNDGSFVFYNNKTSPDGNVVHQGDNRSGAGDGDDEQVNVNLAGLSQEAKKLAFAVTIHDADGRKQSFGQVSNAYIRVLNKADGKELARFDLSEDASTETAMVFGELYRNGEEWKFKAIGQGFAGGLAPLASNFGVNLG; this is encoded by the coding sequence ATGGCAGTAAGTCTGAGTAAAGGCGGCAACGTTTCCCTGACCAAAGAAGCTCCGGGCCTGACCGAAGTGATTGTGGGCCTGGGTTGGGATCCGCGTGTGACTGATGGCCAGGAGTTCGACCTGGACGCCTCGGTGTTCATTGTTGGCGAGAGCGGCAAAGTGCTGAACGACGGCAGCTTTGTGTTCTACAACAACAAGACTTCGCCGGACGGCAACGTTGTGCACCAGGGCGACAACCGCTCGGGCGCTGGCGATGGCGACGACGAACAAGTGAACGTCAACCTGGCGGGTCTGTCGCAAGAAGCCAAGAAACTGGCTTTCGCGGTCACCATCCACGACGCTGATGGCCGTAAACAAAGCTTTGGCCAGGTTTCGAACGCCTACATCCGCGTTCTGAACAAGGCAGACGGCAAAGAGCTGGCACGCTTTGACCTGAGCGAAGACGCTTCGACCGAAACCGCGATGGTATTCGGCGAGCTGTATCGCAATGGCGAAGAGTGGAAGTTCAAGGCTATCGGCCAGGGTTTTGCGGGTGGCCTGGCGCCATTGGCTTCGAACTTTGGCGTTAACCTGGGCTAA